A DNA window from Planctomycetota bacterium contains the following coding sequences:
- a CDS encoding ABC transporter permease has translation MPEAAVTPTSRPSLLRRLVAAPESGLVLVILLVMITLTVFGGTKEKRIRDADTGEWTKLTVNRFLDFENLVLVAKDASFIAIMAVGMTAVIVIGGIDLSVGSMYALAALLGALALRALQGHWLGVPPGGAIVSAGGAPLWAALPIGLGVCCLVGAACGAANGALVVGLRVHPFIITLGTMAALRGVVFVITGGLSISGMPESLSAGFFKSEVAGVYPVPLLVMLATAVAGHLVLTRLVLGRHAFGIGGNETAARYAGIPVGRVKIIVHTLCGLLAGLSACVYVGYYAAFEPNAGNGYELSVIAATVIGGASLSGGRGSALGAVLGAILIQLITNAMIILDIDSSYTSIVMGAAIVIAVVMDQTKARLSSKRA, from the coding sequence GTGCCCGAAGCCGCGGTTACCCCCACATCCCGACCGTCGCTCCTCCGCCGCCTCGTCGCGGCCCCGGAATCCGGCTTGGTGCTCGTCATCCTCCTGGTGATGATCACCCTCACCGTCTTCGGAGGCACCAAAGAGAAACGCATCCGCGACGCCGACACCGGCGAGTGGACCAAACTCACCGTCAACCGCTTCCTCGACTTTGAGAACCTCGTCCTCGTCGCCAAGGACGCCAGCTTCATCGCCATCATGGCCGTCGGCATGACCGCCGTCATCGTCATCGGCGGGATCGATCTCTCCGTCGGCTCGATGTACGCCCTGGCGGCGCTGCTCGGCGCGCTCGCGCTGCGCGCCCTCCAAGGACACTGGCTGGGCGTCCCGCCCGGGGGCGCAATCGTCTCCGCCGGCGGTGCCCCGCTCTGGGCCGCCCTCCCCATCGGCCTGGGCGTGTGCTGTCTCGTCGGCGCCGCGTGCGGCGCCGCCAACGGCGCGCTCGTCGTGGGCCTGCGCGTGCACCCGTTCATCATCACCCTGGGCACCATGGCCGCCCTCCGGGGCGTCGTGTTCGTCATCACCGGCGGGCTGTCGATCAGCGGCATGCCCGAGTCATTGAGCGCCGGGTTCTTCAAGTCCGAGGTCGCCGGCGTCTACCCCGTCCCCCTGCTCGTCATGCTCGCCACCGCCGTCGCCGGGCACCTGGTGCTCACCCGCCTCGTGCTCGGGCGGCACGCCTTCGGCATCGGCGGGAACGAGACCGCCGCCCGCTACGCGGGCATCCCGGTCGGTCGCGTCAAGATCATTGTGCACACGCTCTGCGGGCTGCTCGCGGGCCTCTCCGCCTGCGTCTACGTCGGCTACTACGCCGCCTTCGAGCCCAACGCCGGCAACGGCTACGAGCTCTCGGTCATCGCCGCGACCGTCATCGGCGGCGCCTCGCTCTCGGGCGGGCGCGGGTCGGCGCTGGGCGCCGTCCTGGGCGCCATCCTCATCCAACTCATCACCAACGCGATGATCATCCTCGACATCGACAGCAGTTACACGAGTATCGTGATGGGGGCGGCGATCGTCATCGCCGTCGTCATGGACCAGACCAAGGCCCGCTTGTCATCGAAACGCGCGTAG
- a CDS encoding substrate-binding domain-containing protein, which yields MTTLPTILRLATCGALGLLAAFTGACEKKSEPAPASPTTPGASAAPAAKKTITIGVIAKSESNPVFQAARTGAQDAGRELSEALAAEGVEVKIVWRTPVAEDAAVQAQYVEQLISQGVDGIAISCTNADLLTPPIDQAVGKGVVVVTFDSDAPASKRLAYYGIDDVAAGKAVMAQLAKAVGDKGGPIAILGGNQTAPNLQARIRGVRESLDTMKDKGFTLKNVYYHKETAVDGAATVQQAQTANPDIVGWAMVGGWPLFTQNALDGVADKAKVVSVDTLPEQLDYVRKGEVQALIGQDCYAWGHESVKILVDKIHHKKDPAATVIHFDLAVVTKDNVEQYAGLWEKWLGRK from the coding sequence ATGACCACGCTCCCGACCATCCTGCGCCTCGCCACCTGCGGCGCGCTGGGCCTGCTCGCCGCCTTCACCGGCGCGTGCGAGAAGAAGTCCGAACCCGCCCCGGCCTCGCCGACGACCCCCGGCGCCAGCGCCGCCCCCGCCGCCAAGAAGACCATCACCATCGGCGTCATCGCCAAGAGCGAGAGCAACCCGGTCTTCCAGGCCGCCCGCACCGGCGCGCAAGACGCCGGACGCGAACTCTCGGAGGCCCTCGCCGCCGAGGGCGTCGAGGTCAAGATCGTCTGGCGCACGCCCGTCGCCGAAGACGCCGCCGTGCAGGCGCAGTACGTCGAGCAGCTCATCAGCCAGGGCGTCGACGGCATCGCCATCTCGTGCACGAACGCCGACCTGCTGACCCCGCCGATCGACCAGGCCGTCGGCAAGGGCGTCGTCGTCGTGACCTTTGATTCCGACGCGCCCGCCAGCAAGCGCCTCGCGTACTACGGCATCGACGACGTCGCCGCCGGCAAGGCCGTCATGGCCCAGCTCGCCAAGGCCGTCGGCGACAAGGGCGGACCCATCGCCATCCTCGGGGGCAACCAGACCGCCCCGAACCTGCAGGCCCGCATCCGGGGCGTCCGCGAGTCCCTCGACACGATGAAGGACAAGGGCTTCACGCTCAAGAACGTCTACTACCACAAGGAAACCGCCGTCGACGGCGCCGCCACCGTCCAGCAGGCCCAGACCGCCAACCCCGACATCGTCGGCTGGGCCATGGTCGGCGGGTGGCCCCTCTTCACCCAGAACGCGCTCGACGGCGTGGCCGACAAGGCCAAGGTCGTCTCCGTCGACACCCTCCCCGAACAGCTCGACTACGTCCGCAAGGGCGAGGTCCAGGCCCTCATCGGCCAGGATTGCTACGCCTGGGGGCACGAGTCCGTGAAGATCCTCGTCGACAAGATCCACCACAAGAAGGACCCCGCCGCCACCGTCATCCACTTCGACCTCGCCGTCGTCACCAAGGACAACGTCGAGCAATACGCCGGCCTCTGGGAGAAGTGGCTCGGCCGCAAGTAA